Proteins encoded within one genomic window of Oncorhynchus mykiss isolate Arlee chromosome 27, USDA_OmykA_1.1, whole genome shotgun sequence:
- the LOC110507616 gene encoding transmembrane protein 255B yields MTTGAIRDAADREKPALSQAELMKRRNRMAIWLVLVMLCLSLVLVILGIYTTTRTESLSITGYTSGVILAFGSFLGVLGLCLEENRKQLLVAAIVFLSFGIIASFLCLVVDGVFIVFNVDVRPLKAGRCQFYTSGNSYIYENYYASVPCQGLTESCTMKVRSGTCYCCDLYDCANGGYMNNYYEFVGVRSCGDVLSLYVLIWVLTSLNLVAFFLGILTTAVLGSIKDQRSSSVTLLSSHLSEGGCLSSPTAPLLMDNTNKGHQHLYPRASLYFAPAAGKEFPQSDPSVPLRPDPNPPPFAPLYNLLPYKPQSFSV; encoded by the exons ATGACAACCGGAGCCATTCGGGACGCAGCGGATCGGGAGAAGCCCGCTCTCAGTCAAGCAG aactgatgaagaggaggaacagGATGGCGATATGGCTGGTACTGGTCATGCTCTGTCTGTCCCTGGTCCTGGTCATTCTGGGGATCTACACCACCACTCGCACAGAGAGCCTCAGCATCACCGGATACACCTCTGGAGTCATT TTGGCGTTTGGATCCTTCCTGGGTGTTCTTGGACTCTGCCTGGAGGAAAACCGAAAACAGCTG CTTGTGGCGGCCATTGTTTTCCTCAGCTTCGGGATCATTGCCTCCTTCCTGTGTCTGGTGGTGGATGGCGTCTTCATTGTTTTCAACGTG GATGTCCGTCCTCTGAAAGCAGGGAGATGCCAGTTTTACACAAGTGGAAATAGCTACATCTATGAGAATTACTATGCCTCT GTGCCGTGCCAGGGTCTCACAGAGTCATGTACTATGAAGGTGCGCAGTGGGACCTGCTACTGCTGCGACCTTTATGACTGTGCCAA TGGGGGCTACATGAACAACTACTATGAGTTTGTGGGTGTGCGGAGCTGCGGGGACGTGCTGTCCCTGTACGTGTTGATCTGGGTGCTGACCAGCCTCAACCTGGTGGCCTTCTTCCTGGGTATCCTGACCACTGCTGTGCTGGGAAGCATCAAGGaccag AGGAGCAGCTCAGTGACCCTGTTGTCATCTCATCTCTCAGAGGGTGGATGTCTTTCCTCCCCCACTGCCCCCCTGCTGATGGACAACACCAACAAAGGACACCAACACCTCTACCCG AGAGCCTCCTTATACTTTGCCCCAGCGGCAGGGAAGGAGTTCCCCCAGAGTGATCCATCAGTACCCCTCCGTCCCGACCCCAACCCCCCTCCCTTCGCCCCGCTCTATAACCTGCTGCCCTACAAACCACAGAGCTTTTCTGTCTGA